In Sphingobacterium sp. SRCM116780, the genomic stretch GCTGTATTTGTAACCTATGCGATTACAGGAAATTTAAAAAGGAGTATGAAGGCCTTAGGTTTTCAGATAGAAAAAGTTCCAGGAGCACCAGGGAAAAGGGAAATGCTGCGGGCAACTAAAATTTAAACTTATCATTGTATTTTGTTCCCAGATAGGGGTAAAGCAGTGCATAAGCAGGGATTAAGCGTTGTAAAAGCGTGTCAAAGACGTTTCTTCGAGAAGAACCATCATTGAATATGCTTGACACAAATAGTTGACAGGTTAAACATATTGCATTCATACCCATATACCCAGATGGCTATCTGTGATACGCATAAAAGAGGGATATAGGGTTACCACTGACCAACTATTATTTAAATAGGATTAGGAGATATTTTAAAACTGACCTGATTCAACTTAGGGTGAGCTTAGACTCTTGTCGACTTAATTTTTGAAAATATATTGAATATATATTGCACGTTGGACAAGGCACAACGGGAGATATATCGTAGTACAAACGAAGTAGTACCGAATATTGTTGGCACTTGTACGGACTTTCATGGACTTAGAAGGACTTTGGTTTGTAGAAGACCGCTGGAGGGCAATAATTTTTTATCTGTAGCTACAGGATTGTAGAAAGCAATTTTATTGAAAATAAAAAAGGACGCAGTCATAAAACTGCGTCCTTTTGTTAATTATAATCAATATTAGTGACCTTGTGTTCCATCAACACCATGAGAGTGACCATGGGATAACTCTTCTTCTGTTGCAGGACGAACATTTAAGATTTCAATTTCGAAATGCAATGGTTTTCCTGCCATTGGGTGGTTTAAATCTGCAACAACGGCTTCTGGAGTTACCTCTACTACTACAGCGCGGAATTGATTACCTTGATTATCTTGTAAAGGGATAACTTCACCTATAGGAGGTAAGCCTGTTTCTTTAAACATATCAGCAGGTAATTGAGCAACAGCGCGCTCATCTTTTTCGCCATATGCATCTGCTGCAGATAATTCAAATGCAGTAGTTTCACCGACATTTAAATGAGCGATATTTTCTTCAAACTTAGGTAGCATCATGCCAACACCATATAAAAAGTCTAAAGGATTTTCTTTTGTTGTTTCTTCTACGAATACTTTCTCTCCGTTTTCGATTGTGTGAAGTTTGTAAGTTAACGCTACTACGTCATTCGTTACTATTGCCATTTGTTTTGATTTTTGGGATTTGTCCCGTTATTATTCTATTATTTTAATAAGTTCTGCAATCGTATTCTGTGGCAGACTACATGTTTTATTTCGACAAAGGTATGCTTTTGATTTTAAATCTTGTCTATTTAATAACAACGGTAGACTGCTCTTAGTTCCACCTAATACAATTTTATTTGGTATATAATGTTGGTCCAATTCCTTTCGAAATGCCAATGCATCTTTACCTGTCAATGCGATTTCATTACATCCATATAATTCTTCTAACAATAATATTGCCCAATTTGAATAAGCAGAACCATATGTCTTCATTTGTGGAAATACATTTGCAAATATTTGATCTGAAATCGTTGTATAGCTTTCATTATCAAGAAGTAATCCTATTTTTTTTAACTGGCGACATAACGTTGAAGTAGATGACGGAATGACATTATCCATGATTTCACTTTTACGGGCAATTAATTTCTCTGCAGTTGATGCACTATAAAAGAAAGTCTTTTCTTCGCTATCGTAAAACAATTCGATTGCTTTATCCGTTAGGGCTTTTGCCCTGGATAACCATTTTTCTTCAAACGTAGCTTCGTACAATGTGATAAATGCTTCTATTGTAAAAGCATAATCATCTAAAAAACCTGGAATACTGCGATTCGTATCTCGCGGTTGATGAAGCATACT encodes the following:
- a CDS encoding peptidylprolyl isomerase; the protein is MAIVTNDVVALTYKLHTIENGEKVFVEETTKENPLDFLYGVGMMLPKFEENIAHLNVGETTAFELSAADAYGEKDERAVAQLPADMFKETGLPPIGEVIPLQDNQGNQFRAVVVEVTPEAVVADLNHPMAGKPLHFEIEILNVRPATEEELSHGHSHGVDGTQGH